The Punica granatum isolate Tunisia-2019 chromosome 4, ASM765513v2, whole genome shotgun sequence sequence attattgtgaCGATTGGAATTATTCCACCCTCCCAATTCCGTTACATATTTGTGTTGAAAGACTCAAAATCAGTTatgtgattaattaaaaattgagaCACATCAAAAGTAAGACAGGAATATGATGCCCTCCATAAGAAATTGTTTCAAATTTATATGGCCCCGTACGAATATTATACATCATAacattattatcattttttttaacaaatccATTATAATATAAGGAATAGAGGATATATTTCATCTATAAAAAAACAACACGTATTGATTTAAACAGTTTGTCGTTTGTTCCCCTTAAAAATGATCTTGAGCGCAAGTCTTGTGAAATAAAAAAGTCTACACTGAAAGAGTTTTAGTCGACCTAActcaactggattagtcgtGTCCTATTTGAGCTTTCGAAAAAGATGATatacacaacaaaataaaataaaaatgtatcTATTATATAGCGAAAGCATTTCCGAAATCCTGCAAAGAGTACGATTGAATCATACCAaatgatttgattttttttctttaaaaaaaatttgacgtataaaataataatatatacaatttaCTTAACCATGCAGTAAAGTTTATTTAGCTACAAAGTAAGTTTTACTTAGTTATGAAGATAGTACAAAAACAGTCTCATTTGACTTCAAAAATTATTGTTgtagtgaaaattttatccaATCTATTTCAATTTGATATGGCTgtggaaaaatatttaaatggaagTATTACTAATAGATCCCCGAtagacaaataaataatataatatttataaataaatatttataaatttaaaataacatacgaaaatatttttaataaaataaaatattataatattataattaactttaaatattcaaaataaaataaatgaaaatgaaaaataaagagagagaacaaAAGTTATCAAAGAAGGGGATGGGGACGCCTCCTGCCAACAACCATCCCTTGCGAGTCACGTTTTTAAAACTTGACATATCAATAGTCTCGTAAAGTTATGTCAATAAAATTTGACGGCGTTAAATCATAATTAATAGTTcgtataatattttatagaatTGAAAAGTTATGTATAAGAATTGCTATAATTTTAGTTTTCCGACCAAAGTGTTACTTTTCTTTTACCAAATACCAAAatgttattttaataaaagattTTGTACTAATTGTGCCGTTTTTCCTAATATCAATATAACTTTGTTCAATTCGCTcccataatattttataaaaatctACCCATGCATGCATGGGTTATCTACTAgtgcgtatatatatatatatatatatatatatatgtataataaattaaacgGACTagtacgtgtatatatatatatatatatatatctaatgaATTAAACCAGGTCTGTCATGAGGAGAGGGAGAGTGGGGACATTTTCCCTACTCTCGGCtccacttttttcttttcaaatttatttttaaaattgcctccctttcttttgcattttcAAGCCTGACCTAAAAAAAACAAGTATCACGTAACTCGATCGACATGTTACgcttttttattgattttagaTTTGACCCCAATAAAGTCCCATGTAATTCGGTCGACACGTTAAGCTAAATGATCCGATCGTCAGGTCAAAATATTATGcttttttagtattttcaaatctAACCCGAAGAACGTACCATGTAATTCAATTGACGAGTTATGCCAAACGATCCAATCAtaatcctttttattttattttttgtaatcctcatttttaaaaaaaaaatctctacccatttttaactttttcgaATCCGATCAAACATGGTATCACGTAATCCAATCACGCCTtatggaaaatattttattgtaaggTCAACGAGTTACGTCTTTTTAGCCTTCTCATATCATACCCGATCCACGTAATTCCATCGGTGCATTAGGCCATACGATCCGATCATTAGGTCGAAAAGTTatgcctttttatttttttgtcaaatctgaCCCGAATAACTTATTGCGTAATCTGTCGACGGGTTATGACAAATGATTCGATCATTAGAGTTGAactattttcataaaatacttttacccaacttttatttagaaaaaaattagaagaaatttAGTACTAAAATTACTAAATATACAAACTAAGATGTATGTTATACTTTTCTTCATATTTTAGTTTGTGAGTATGGaactttttttcctctctctttattttctttcttttgcctAGTATTGGTGGTGGTGTAATCTAATTGATCCACTGGATCAAATGACTCCAATATGCTTGACTAGTtatatttcttaaaaatataatattatattttatgccACATAGAGTATaagtttttctcattttttcccAATCACTATAAGATTTGACATCATCATCTTACTCTATTCGCTCTTtctattttaccttttttttgaagagttatattatatactttactttgatttgtaaattttCATTCACGGACACAAATTTTCTCCGTCTATATCCtatatttatcaataaattatactaattaaacgcatactttttgaattacaagtaataatttttcttcctTTATCCATATACGAAGACCCAAcagtgaaaattatttttgtttttcaattatcttcataaatttataaaatacaaatattttcatttattaaagTCCATTGTATCTTTctttacttaattaatattatttcaaaTCTTATTCATACCTTTGTTTTTATGAGGAAAACTATAAGCTTTATGTTTAAAAGATGGTATCatgtatatttttctttttattacaTGAAATGACTTTCTAACTATGAAACATAATATTTGGACATAAGCATAAAGATATATTAGCTTTTGCCTCACATTAGGTATATAGTTAATATACCTTGTAAGAAAGTCTAAAATTTTACTAAAAAGTGACAatactttattttaattatattattgtatATTAAGGTTATGTATTAATATCGGGCACTGcataaattatgattttaatattattggCCAAAAGAATTTCAGCCCTGCAGCATCCGACGGGCATCTGCCCCAGtatatcaaatcaattaaTTGCACACGTGTCGAAGCAGACGAGACGTGTGCATGGGAAGGGAATTCGAATCGTGGCATGCAATCAAAGTCCACCCCGGCACCCCCTTTATAAAAGCCGGCGCGGCTGATCACGTCGTATCCTCTACGCAGTGAGTCTCTCCTCCTTCCCCACTCGTCAATAGACTCTGAGCCTCGGCACTCCGATCGACAAACCCTAGCGAGCTCAGGTGAGATTCCGTACGCTTCTCTGACCTCTGCTTGCTCCGTGAAACTGTTCCCGACGCGCTCTCTTTGCTGGTCATCCGTTTTATTGGTTGATTCATTGGTTGACACGGTTCGTTTCTGGAGGGGATTTCCGATCAGTCATGGGGTTTGGTTTCTGATCGCAGCTGAAACGTTTTCTTGGGGTTGCTTTGCGTTTTGTCCGATCATCTGCTACTGTCCGCCATACACGGTGCTGCGATTTCTTTGCCGTCTGCTTCTGCCTTGAGATTGATTGTGGGTCTATCAAGTTTCCATGCTGAATTCTGTTGTGATGTGAGCATAATTGTGCTCATCTTAACCTGTTGATGTGGTTTAGGGTTCTTTTGTCTTCATCTTGGTGATTCCCCTGCTTTGGCTGTTCTGTCCCTTTGCGTGCTCTGTTTGGACTGATAAGTGGAAGTTGAAGGTGGAAGCTTTATTTAAGCTTGACAAATTATACTATTATAATTCGTTAAATATATTGCCACTCATGTTCTGTTGCTGAACTATTCTATAAGGTGTGGGTTGGCACTATATAGATTAGTAGCAGTCTACAATGTTAAGTTGAAGATTTGTGTTCATTCTAGGGTATCATTTACTGCAAAACTGAATCACTTCATTTGGTTTTTACTGATGAAAGAGTCTCTGAATTCTTAAAGCTTTGATGGTTGAGATTTCTCGTGATTCTTAATGGATTGGATATTCGTATGCATGCAATTCTGAATGGAGCAAGTTCTTCGATTGTTTGGATTTCTCATTCTTCTTACTGGTTTCGTTATGTGCAAAATTTTCTTCAGTAGAGCAAGCTCTTGTCTATCACCTGCAGGATCCTGCTATGGCTTCAAAACGTATCAATAAGGAGTTGAAGGACCTCCAGAAGGACCCTCCTGTATCTTGCAGTGCAGGTATGTACTAACTATCTCACCTCATGTAGAATGTTACATAATTTCTTGGAGTGTTATTGTTCTGAATTTGCCTCCCActccaccaaaaaaagaaaaagatgaaagaacTTTTTGTGATTGGATTCAGTGGTGTAGTTTCTGAAGCTAACTAATGAGGTTTCTTCCTAGATTGTACAGATAGATCCGTCTGTTGGAATCACCTGATTTTGAGTGGACTTCAATTCactgatatttttattttttattataatccTGTTCAGAAAAGGATTAAATTACCAGTCCGAATCCATGAACAGGCGGCTTTGTTGTTTTAGATGTAATTGGATCATTTTTAtgatgatattttatttatttatttatttattttttatataggTCCTGTCGGTGATGATATGTTCCATTGGCAAGCAACAATCATGGGACCGGCAGACAGCCCATATGCTGGTGGTTTATTCTTAATATCAATTCACTTCCCACCGGACTATCCTTTCAAGCCTCCAAAGGTGAAATTCTATCTTGCCCCAAATTGTGCCTATGTTGATGAGGATAACGTTCTGCTTGTGTCTAGAAATTGAGAGAAGGACTTGGCTAAAATTTTCTTAGAGTTGAATTGATATGTAGGTTAATCCTTCCATATGATGTTGATTAGAGGCCATATGGCCAAAGGATTGCAAATTTCTTCTCTTGGATTTGTCTATATTGGCCTCCTAGTGTCCTGTACCATTGTCTTTATCTGCACCCTGCAGCTTGTACAAGCTCTTGGATACAGTACCACTCTTTCATTCAGAATCATCAAGAAGTGGAAAGGCTGATGTTAATGAGTTCTATAATCCACCTGCAATGCATGCTCAAATTTATTCTCTGAGTTATATATCACCATTTTGTGTAATTGTTGTTTGGGCAGGTTTCTTTCAAAACCAGAGTTTATCATCCAAACATTAACAGTAATGGAAGCATTTGTCTTGACATTCTGAAGGAGCAGTGGAGTCCCGCCCTTACTGTGTCCAAGGTATGTCGGCTTTTGGCTAGTTCGACTCTCATATCTGTGCAACTTTCTTTCCCCCCTCTTCCGTCATTCAACTACCACTTGAACTCGATCATGTTTACATCAATGTTCTTTAGCAGAAACTGTGCAGAACTTTTACGGTGCGGCACATTAATAGTGAATATGTTTTATTATGTTGCTGTCAGGTGTTACTTTCAATATGCTCATTGCTGACGGATCCGAACCCAGATGACCCTCTGGTGCCGGAGATTGCGCACGCTTACAAGAATGACCGGGCCAAGTACGAATCTACAGCTCGATCGTGGACCCAGAAATATGCAATGGGTTAGGTCAAGATGATGGACTTCCATCACGGAACCTTAGGCTGAAAATGTTTCGGTACACTTTTTTCTGTTCACCGTGTTGCTTAATGCGATGATAATGGAATGTCTCTTGACCTGTCAAGTACTGAAGCTAATTCTTGAGGTGAGTCTTTTCTAAGCGTTCTGTGCACTCTACCTCCTGTTCTGCTTCTGGAGAATGTTCCTCAGGCAAGATAGTACATCCATTGATTATATACACTGGCCTCCTTATATGGAGTTATTCGAGTGGATGAATGTAATAGGATATGGTGGAACATACACTTAACCGTATATGAATCAATCGATCGGTACTTGGTCGCTTGTGACCGGACCTGGAATATCTGAGCCCGAGTGAGCATTCGGAAAGAAGCTAGGGTCAAGCCAGCTGTAAACAGAATTGAAGGGCATAGCATCCACAGCTGTGGAGGACTAGTCCTCCCTAACCACCACTTGGGCACAACTTGCTCCACctaaagttatatatattttatcttcaCTCGTCTGATGTGTGCACCATGTACTTAAAGCAGAGGTCGGTGGAGCTTCTTCAGTGGTAACTTTCATTTATGACTTCTGGTATATGAAATCCCGACTTCCGCACTACCATGCGGGATAAGGCCAACACAGTAAGAAGGGTCCATCCAACCTGTTACCGTGTCAAATGCCGAGGTTGGCGACCGAGCAATAAGATATTTAGGAACGAAATAAGCATGAAGATCCAAAGGCCGGAGGAGTGCAGACGGAGATGATTTTTAACCTTACCCTCAGCACGGGGAGACCCCCAATGTTGCCATTCACCTGTGAGGATGGTGACCCGATGGGCAAGTCTCCTTTCTATGTCTCTGCAAATTAAATCTCCATCGTTGTCACTTGTCAAGCTCTTCGACAGAGCTCAAAAATGGCGTGGTGACAGAGATACTTAACCAATAAAAGTCGGGGGGGACCATCTCCCTCTTGTCACATACTCATATGCATACAACGAACAGCTGGAGCACTGAAGTTCTACCACAGCGAAAAAGTTCGAATCCGAATATTTGCTTTAttgataatttctttttctttttttttgaccTCTTCTGGTTACgattgaccaaaaaaaaaacttttaaggATCTAACGGATTCTGTTTACCAATGAGAATTGAACTtgaaacattttaattttttgaataacAAGAAATCTTAGTTTCAGGTCAGAGTATGTATAATTACACTTAATCCGTTTCTCGACTTACTGATAAAATAGGGCTCTCTCTCCGTATAGCTTTGTTTCGACATTTTTAGCACTCTAACCCTTCCCTCCtataattttctctttattttttggcaATTTTTGTGTCCTCACGtgattctttttcaaaagttGGCACGAACACGTCCACGCCTACCGAAGGTCGGGTCTTTATAAGCGAGTAGCTTGCTCCCCATGTTATCGTCTCATAAACCAAGTCCCAGGCAAGAGGAGAACTACTCCGGCTACTTCTCAAAGTTCGTCGTTGTTTCTCAGGTTAGAGAGAAAATGCAGAAGAAGCTGTTCGTCATTCTTGTTCTCGCGGTCCTCTCGCTTCAGGTATGCACATTCACGATTTTACTGGAACGAGTATAAGCGTCTTGCTTCATATGGATTCCCAATATCAATAGGGCTAGGCAGACTGGAAGCGTGTCACACGTCTCCTACGATCATCTCACCCCGAGCATTCCTACATTCCAAATAACTTGCAGATGATACCATTACATTGCAGTCTGTTCATCACAGTGTTCATTTCATCCGTTCCGTTCTATCGTACCGCACGAACTGTACACAAAAATCTCTCCACCATATGGCCCCAGTCCTCGCCGAAGGGGAGCAGAGATCTGGGCTCCACCAGGCCCAATATAACGGGTGTCGGCCCAATAAGGGATGGGCTTGGGCTCGCATACTTCTGCCATTTTGAGCCCAGTAATAATCTGTTGTATTTCTCCTTGCACTGACTCCTTCGTTCTCTGCTTCTGCTATTGGCAATTTTGGTGTAGGCTTTTGCAGAGGTTTCGTCAGTGATGAATCCCCCCAACTCACTCGGGACGGTACGCTTCGATCTCTCGgaattctgattttttttttaatggcaAGATTAAATCATGCTGCATTTTTGTTAGGGAGACCAAATTTATgctaaaaatttgaaaaataataaagtttaGATCGAGAATATCTCATGATTTCACTAAATAAATGATACTTTCAGTATGATTTCTCGTATAATCACTTTGCAAATCCCCTTTTCGATTTCAGATAGATGGGGAGAGTCAAGCAATTGCCATTGACAGGAGATCTCACCCTCGAAAGATCAGTAAGTCCCAGCTAATTTCTAGCAACCGATCCCAATCAGTAGATAACACAGCCATTGCATCCAAACCCTTTTTATGATCTAGAATCCTATTCGATAACTGAACAACCACCATCTACTACTTTGTCTAATGCCGTGTTTGATTGGTGGGCGCAAGACTGCGGGCACGAGTGCTCGAGGAGGTGCAAGAAGTCGTCGAGGAAGAACCTGTGCCACAGAGCGTGCAAGACGTGCTGCCGTAGGTGCAACTGCGTGCTGCCGGGGACATACGGCAACCTCAGTGCCTGCCCTTGCTATGCCTCCCTCCGTACACACGGCAACAGGCCCAAGTGCCCTTAGAGGCACCCTAAATTCATTGATCCTACCATATATAATTTGCTCATGAATTGTATTGGGACATTATCATCTCTCTTTCTCGTGTTAGTCATCATCAATTGTTCACAATAAGGTCCTACTTTTTAGAAATATACTAGTGTGTTGTCACATGATCGACTCGCCATTGCGACTACAAGGTCCTGCCCAACTAGGTATCATAAGTTATAATTAGGTGATTATTTGTAAAATTCCTTATTCTGATTGTATTATGTCTAATTATATTATCAGAATAAATGTCGTTACATCATGAATCTCATCCTCTTATTATATTATGCCCCTAGTTTTTCATTATATGGACTCGTACGAAAGTTTCTTGTCATCACCCGATAtagtaaattttaaatattgtaCGAATTGAGTAAGGTGAATATTAACAACTGGAAATGTGTCGCGCAAATTATGCGATATATGAACTCAAAAActtcctttcattttttgcTAAGCTTGGAAGGTGGTTTGGAATCTCCGATCTTATGGACTATGCCGTAAATTATGCAAAAGTTCTATCTGTATCCATTTGTACTAATCCTTGCTATTAGATTCATATAAGATTttctattcaatttttttttggggatttATCATTGTCATAGTGTCAACAATTGAATCTAACAATAAAGTATCACACGGGACATGAATAGGTCTTAGACATAGTTAATAGTCCACATATAGATGCCAAAATCCATGATGtcactttaattaatttctttttagcTAAATACTACAATAATTGGTATTAGACATAGTTTTTTTGCTGGGTGGTATAAGACGTAGTTATCCGACCAAAAGAGAAACATTTGTTGCAAAAATCCATGGTATCActtcaattaattttctttttagctaaagaaacaataaattaaatttcatttacAGAAGCATAATTCCCCATTTCGTTGGCCACAGCCAGTGATGACATATTGatcttatcttatcttatatttaatttaataaatctaaaacaaattatttaccaaaaaaaaaagaggaagtaCAGCtatcaaattataaaatttttcatttagaTTCGTCGTCGTAGTCGTCATCATTCCGATCCCTTGTCTGCCCCTCCACGTTACATTCCTTTGAAGCGAAACACCATCGTATAGATGAGGGTATTTCCGTAACTTGACCTCAAAACAGAGTTAATTTCTTTCTGCTGCCGATCTCACGAGAGAACTGATCAATCAAATCAGAATCACACTCTCcgtctctttctctctctctctctctctgccgcTCTGCTTTCGCTCGTTTGCCTCAGCAGATAAACGGAATCCGCATAGATCCTCACCTTCAACCTCCTTccccttcatcttcttcttcttcttcttcttcttcttcttcgcctTGTCGATAGAGCTTATACATACAGCGGCATTTGTGTCGGTATTGTGTGCAGCGGTTGCTTGCTGATTTGGGGATTCCGCCATGGCAGGATGAACACCGCGTCGGATGGCTCAGTACAGGCAGTCCGGCGCCCGGGACTACGAtccccaccaccaccaccaccattaCTCCAACGGCGGTGGCCCGGATCACGTCTCCCTCGCAGTCCGCGCCGGCTCTCAGCAGCTCAAGCCAGCACGCCACCGCCGGTTCGCCCGATCCGACAAGGGCCGCCGCATCTCGGTTGGTTCAATCGCCTTCGTTCTCGTCCTCGGCCTCGTCGTCACTGTGCTAGCTTACTATTTCCTCTCCAGAGACAGTAAAGGTGAGGTACTGCACTTGCTCCGAAGGTTGAGAAACATCATTGTATCCGCAGTGTGCTGATTTCTTGGTTCGTCAGAACTTCGTACGATTGAATGCGGCGGATagcttaaacttttgaatGAATAGTATGGAGGCAGTAGATCTCTTTCCTGTTATAGCTTTGCAAGCCGGTGTATCTTACCGGTCCACAAAATCTATTAGGTTTGGCTGACAGATATGGAAGCTTTTCCATGGTTTAGCTTTCGGTAAAAGATGTTTAACTGAGTTGCATACTTCTGAACTTTGAATAAGTTTGTTCACATTTTGCTTGTGCGATTACGTGATTGTTATTTCATCGGAAGCTTCGTGATGATTGAGCGAGTAAAGCTGGAAATTTAATTGATGAGATTCCTTTTCTTTGGTAGGTATAGATAGCAAGCAAGGTCAGGAAGATGACTTGAAAAGTGATCTTGACTTCCTCACCAATGTAACGAGGACTGAGGCTGTTAAAGTCCTTGAGTTTGGGAAGGGGTCAGTTGCACATGGTCGTGATTCCAGGGATTGGGATAAGGATGATAGGAGGAGGGATGGTGATTACAATGAGGATGTGGTCAATAACTTGCGAGAGGATGCTAATGATGGATCTTCAAGCAAGAACCAAGTTTTGTCGAAAACAAAGAGTGGGAGCAGCAAGAAGTCTGGTGAGAACTCTCTGGGGAATGCGAAGCAAAAAGGAGTTGGATTATACAATGAAGCTGGGCGCGATGAACTGAAAATGTATGAAGCGGAGTACGAGGCAtctttgaaaaattctgatgCTTCCGGTAAGGAGAATGATGACGAGAATCAGGAGCTAGATGATGAAAGCTCTGGAAGACAGAATGAAGCTATTGATGCTGATGATGAATATATTGGTATTGATTCTAGTGATGCTCATAGGGAAGACCGAAACGATGTCTCACATGATTATGAAGACACTTCTGATTTCAATAAGCCtacagaagaagaaaatacctctttaaataaaaatactggAGAATCATTTGAGGTTCCTGAGATGGCCAGCAAGGGTAGAAGTATTGTTGAAGTGGTAAAAAAGGTGCCTAAAAATTTAGTCGAGGAGGAAAATCTGAGGTCTCAGGGTTCATATGATCCTAAGAAAAGCTCTGGACGTACCAGTTCAACTGGTGGTCAAGCAACGAAAAAGTCTCGGTCAGATTCTAAAAGAAGAAAACGCCGTAAGCCTCATTCTCCTCTTCtgtttcttctatttttctatGCTAATGAGCAAGTCCAGCATACATTTCTCCATCATTAATTAGAGTATGTTTATATGGTTCTTTCGTTTAGTGGAATGTACTCTAAATTAAAGATCTGACAGCATGCTCGGCTAGTTGCTGCTGTGCTTCATTTCTATGTGTTAAAGTGGGCTAATGTTCGCGCTTTGTTGAATATGCTAAGAGGATCTTGATATTCTCTCAGCATTAACACTAACAGAACTCCTTTCTGTGTCTACATTCTAGTTGATACTTTGGATGAAGATTACTGATGTTAGGTTTGTATGCTAATCATATGTACTCTTAAGATTTCAGATTCTTGTGAAATGAAGATCTACAACTCCACGACGCAGCTTATGGAACCAATATTGACTCGAAAATTTGCAAGATTTGCTCTTCAATATGttgaagaggaggagaagccTGATGGAGAACCAGACTGGGAGCCGAGATTTGCCGGGCATCAAAGTCTGGAAGAGCGAGAAGCTTCATTTTTGGCACAagatcaaaaaataaattgtggTTTTGTAAAAGGTCCTGAAGGATCGCCTAGCACGGGGTTTGACTTAGCTGAAGATGATGCAAACTACATTAGTAGATGCCACATTGCTGTTGTCTCTTGCATCTTTGGTAATTCAGATAGGTTGAGGACACCTGCTAATAAAATGGTATGATCCTCgttcttataattttatgaGCTGCTTTTATTATATGCTAAGAAAGATGTTATGTGAACCAAAACTAGGAGTGCTATATTGTCCTAGGAAAATCAGTCATCATGTCGAACTGCTAAAGTATTCTTAGGAGAAGGTCGCTGGCATGGAATGAGCAGCCCTTTAATTATAgtcagttatatatatatattagttaaaTTAGACTAAGCTAAATTTGGTCTAGAAAGGATAAATGAAGttaataatattatctttATTCTCTGAACTTTTTTATATAGGAGTCACAAATGTTATCAGCCATTTCAATTGGAGATATGTAAATTAGAAAACGAAGGCTGTGAACTGATGGTATCTGTGAGTGCTGCTGATTTTCTGACTTGAACCTTTTTCCATCGCAGATAACACGTCAGTCAAGGAAAAATGTCTGCTTTGTCATGTTCGTGGATGAGATTACCTTACGAACACTTAATTCTGAAGGCCACATGCTAGATACAATGGGTTTTATTGGTCTTTGGAAGATTGTGGTTGTGAAGAATCTTCCCTATACAGATATGCGGAGGGTTGGAAAAATCCCAAAACTTTTGTCTCATCGGCTTTTCCCGTCTGCTAGGTGAGAAGCTGAAAGTTGGTCTCTTTTGTACTTTCAGAATGCCAATTTTCTCGTCATAATTTCCTTTAGTGGTTAGGAGATACATGTACagattttcctttctttcataTTAACTTGCTACTATGCTGCAGACTCTGCTTTTTAATTTACGTATGTGTACATGTGTCTTTTTAGGTATTCCATTTGGTTAGACAGCAAATTACGGCTCCAGCTTGATCCTCTGTTAATCTTAGAATACTTCTTGTGGCGAAAAGGCCACGAATATGCCATCTCTAATCACTACGACAGGCATTGTGTTTGGGAAGAGGTTGCTCAAAACAAGAAATTGAACAAATATAATCATACCGTCATTGATCAGCAATTTGCGTTCTACCAGGCAGACGGTCTGAAAAGATTCAACCCTGTGGATCCACTGAAACTACTCCCAAGCAGTATGATATTTCCCTGATTTGTCACTTCATTCTTTTGGGAGGTGCTAACTTGGTATAAAACAGATTCTCTGCCATAGTTGAGTTCACGCCTTTcgcattttctttctaatgCAGATGTCCCTGAAGGGTCTTTCATTGTTAGGGCGCATACACCCATGTCGAATTTGTTTTCCTGCCTCTGGTTCAATGAGGTTGAACGGTTTACTCCTCGTGATCAGCTGAGTTTTGCCTACACTTACCAGAAGCTGAGGAGTATGAATCCTAGCAAGCCTTTCCATCTCAATATGTTCAAGGTCCTGCCTTTTTCGTTTGATATTAGTTTTTCCTTATACTGACAACTTATGACTACTAGATTATACTATCTGCACGCCTTTGAAGTATCATGCACCATATCACTTGACCTGATATAAATCAAACTACTATTATGTGAACCCGATGCATATAATGCTATTGGAAATCATGAAATTTTGTTCCTTCTGGTCATAGAAATTGAAGTGAGGAGTGGGAAGGAATATAGAAAAAGCATGAAATGATAAAGATAACCTTTTctcttattaattttattcagGACTGTGAGAGGAGACGCGTAGCTAAGTTGTTTCGCCACAGATCAGAGGAAAGACGGAATCTACATCAACAGGCGATTG is a genomic window containing:
- the LOC116204918 gene encoding ubiquitin-conjugating enzyme E2 30, with the translated sequence MASKRINKELKDLQKDPPVSCSAGPVGDDMFHWQATIMGPADSPYAGGLFLISIHFPPDYPFKPPKVSFKTRVYHPNINSNGSICLDILKEQWSPALTVSKVLLSICSLLTDPNPDDPLVPEIAHAYKNDRAKYESTARSWTQKYAMG
- the LOC116204919 gene encoding gibberellin-regulated protein 9-like, with translation MLSSHKPSPRQEENYSGYFSKFVVVSQVREKMQKKLFVILVLAVLSLQAFAEVSSVMNPPNSLGTIDGESQAIAIDRRSHPRKINCGHECSRRCKKSSRKNLCHRACKTCCRRCNCVLPGTYGNLSACPCYASLRTHGNRPKCP
- the LOC116204908 gene encoding uncharacterized protein LOC116204908 isoform X2; protein product: MAQYRQSGARDYDPHHHHHHYSNGGGPDHVSLAVRAGSQQLKPARHRRFARSDKGRRISVGSIAFVLVLGLVVTVLAYYFLSRDSKDSKQGQEDDLKSDLDFLTNVTRTEAVKVLEFGKGSVAHGRDSRDWDKDDRRRDGDYNEDVVNNLREDANDGSSSKNQVLSKTKSGSSKKSGENSLGNAKQKGVGLYNEAGRDELKMYEAEYEASLKNSDASGKENDDENQELDDESSGRQNEAIDADDEYIGIDSSDAHREDRNDVSHDYEDTSDFNKPTEEENTSLNKNTGESFEVPEMASKGRSIVEVVKKVPKNLVEEENLRSQGSYDPKKSSGRTSSTGGQATKKSRSDSKRRKRHSCEMKIYNSTTQLMEPILTRKFARFALQYVEEEEKPDGEPDWEPRFAGHQSLEEREASFLAQDQKINCGFVKGPEGSPSTGFDLAEDDANYISRCHIAVVSCIFGNSDRLRTPANKMITRQSRKNVCFVMFVDEITLRTLNSEGHMLDTMGFIGLWKIVVVKNLPYTDMRRVGKIPKLLSHRLFPSARYSIWLDSKLRLQLDPLLILEYFLWRKGHEYAISNHYDRHCVWEEVAQNKKLNKYNHTVIDQQFAFYQADGLKRFNPVDPLKLLPSNVPEGSFIVRAHTPMSNLFSCLWFNEVERFTPRDQLSFAYTYQKLRSMNPSKPFHLNMFKDCERRRVAKLFRHRSEERRNLHQQAIE
- the LOC116204908 gene encoding uncharacterized protein LOC116204908 isoform X1 — its product is MAQYRQSGARDYDPHHHHHHYSNGGGPDHVSLAVRAGSQQLKPARHRRFARSDKGRRISVGSIAFVLVLGLVVTVLAYYFLSRDSKGIDSKQGQEDDLKSDLDFLTNVTRTEAVKVLEFGKGSVAHGRDSRDWDKDDRRRDGDYNEDVVNNLREDANDGSSSKNQVLSKTKSGSSKKSGENSLGNAKQKGVGLYNEAGRDELKMYEAEYEASLKNSDASGKENDDENQELDDESSGRQNEAIDADDEYIGIDSSDAHREDRNDVSHDYEDTSDFNKPTEEENTSLNKNTGESFEVPEMASKGRSIVEVVKKVPKNLVEEENLRSQGSYDPKKSSGRTSSTGGQATKKSRSDSKRRKRHSCEMKIYNSTTQLMEPILTRKFARFALQYVEEEEKPDGEPDWEPRFAGHQSLEEREASFLAQDQKINCGFVKGPEGSPSTGFDLAEDDANYISRCHIAVVSCIFGNSDRLRTPANKMITRQSRKNVCFVMFVDEITLRTLNSEGHMLDTMGFIGLWKIVVVKNLPYTDMRRVGKIPKLLSHRLFPSARYSIWLDSKLRLQLDPLLILEYFLWRKGHEYAISNHYDRHCVWEEVAQNKKLNKYNHTVIDQQFAFYQADGLKRFNPVDPLKLLPSNVPEGSFIVRAHTPMSNLFSCLWFNEVERFTPRDQLSFAYTYQKLRSMNPSKPFHLNMFKDCERRRVAKLFRHRSEERRNLHQQAIE